The Argiope bruennichi chromosome 5, qqArgBrue1.1, whole genome shotgun sequence genome segment ttataactaaataactattttattagaATCATTATTTACCCATCCCCTCTTCGGAGATCTTGTtgttgaatattttcttaaaggtttttttcttcttattagtaaatattatgaatatggatcttttattgaatttttcatatgggtgacttgaaatgaaatttattgctaatatttttatttttatttttttattttgcaaatttttattcaacaaattctCCATATTCAACAAAATGctgcataaattaaaaacaatattaaacataagaatttaattttttgacataCTATAGGTATGCATTTCGCTTGTAATacagggaaaaaagaaaaaaaggagagtAAAATTTTTTGATGTGTTTATTTCCAAATGCCACAAAAGTTTACTAAGTTCTTAGAAActtctttctattttttctttcttctaaaaaatcttttttttaaatttatacatttaaaacacttttcttttttatgcaataaagaagtagaaaaaaaatgatggcaaaggctaattttccacttttttctgtttatcatGTGCTAAGCATTCTGCcagtgtactttttttttcttcttttttttttttttactatagctGGTGAGCTAAAAGTTAATGCAGTCTCACTGTCAtagaaagatttcttttatttagatacagtgtttttattttgcatttataaatgattttttattttttcttctgttaatagAATTATTGTTCAGTTCTAATTTATATGTAGATAAACAGtatgggtatatatatatatatatatatatatattgaatgtgGAATGGTAGTGTAAACTAGATGCATGGGACATTTCATTTTGGAAATCATTAGGGTATTCAACATTCTGAGATCCATGATATCAAGAGTGTACCCAAAATACCTAATTTTAGGCATAACCTCCTACTATGGACAACATGTTGACCAATCACCTGCATTTAATGATCAAGATACATGACATTTGTGTATAATTATTCGTGTTAACACACAAGCAATGCTACATGACATAATCACAGGAATCAAAGTGGAATGTACGACGGACATATTCGTTAGGACAGGGTGGCAAAATTTCACTTTAATGGGCTGTTGCTGCAAAGGACCGACTTGAATACCTTTACTAACAGCGCAACATAAGATTCAGCCTCTCTTCTAAGCACGTGACTGTATAAGCTGGACCCCAGATAACTGAAAAATCATGGCTTGATCAGATGAGTCACAATTTCATTTGATAAGAGCTGATGGCACAGTTTGAATGTGGCTTCTGCACTGGCAAAATTTTTGCAACTATGGAGATCTATAGAAGCAGCATAGCTCAATATTTATGCTGGAGAATTCCAGCAAATTGTTGAGTCCATGCCATGTTGAGTTACTACACTTTGCTGGGCAAAAGGAGGTTTGACACATTAATGGAATGGTATTCTTTGACTAATGTCATCTCAGTGTATATGTAGTATGTGTgtgtaattatgtttttaaagataacCTTGTATTAATGCTACTTATTGCATTAAATTGTGtgtcattcaatttatttttctaaatatattcaacttttgtttcattttccatattaataaaaataaaaactttttcatagtTTTGTAAACTGtgaaaaatggcttttttttgtaaatttacacTAATTTGTGactaattttaatctatttttctaaGTTAGAAACTTTTTTGCATTATCTTGATAGattatgaaaaggaaaattatatgtAATCATTTCAGTTACAAAAACGTATTGTATAACTCAAGATTCGGTCATTAAGTCAATATTGGAATAGTGGCGTAAGCTAGCCCATTAACCTTTCTTCCAtttctattgcaaaaaaaatgttctcaggAAAATGTCAGTATAGGGCTATGAAGAAGATACTGTTATGGTGGGGAAAAAATCCCTCTAtgttttgtataatgaaaaatCCAACTggctttttaaagaataatgataaAGTAACAAAACACAGATGAAGTATTCATAGAGCAATACTTATAGTAAACTACAGCACATAAGAAGCAAATTGctattaataaacattaagagCACAGAGCACTCGAGAATATTTCAGTCTGAGAGACTTCATTCAATCACTGTTTGAAATTGCATGTTTTAAGCTCAACTCGACTAAATTCTTCTTTCAACTCAACCACACCGATCAATTACTCACTATTGTCTCTTCAAAACTATTTAGTTCTAATAACAGggcattgaattttataaaagaaatgccaaaatctaaattttaatggaaCTATTGTCAAATCCTTAAATATTCTaggtctataattttttttttgccaaggCCCAGGTCTATTGACTTGGCATCCattcttcagaaataattatatctataaaaactATCCTTCATATTAAGAGAATTACTTCACAATGAAGTGGTATTGCAAAAcagtgaaaaattatatttcaaataatcctgagaatttcttcaaatatatttccttGATTAGTGTGtttgtgatttataaaaattcctaagagtttatatataactattatccatgtttttttttttttttttttttttttttttacttttgatagtAATATAGTTATAAAGTTtccttttgaataaaagaattttttttaaagaagcattttgaatgatattttgtatacagaagtaaataattaagttagctttttttattttaaaactttttaaagaaatgtttatatattaattaaaaatgccacTTCTGTGGAAtcgatttttctaattatttgtgtataattttttttaaaagtattatttattactcTTGTAATTTCTCTTATCTTTTTGAGGAGAAGAGGAGGGGGGTGTAACATTTTCTCTTGAAATGGGCATGGTATTTCccgtttatcaaaattttatataaatgtttttctctttCATGTCATATTAAGAAGGCATTTTTCTATCAGAAATGGattgattttctattatttttaattccagttACCAAAAATTTGTTCGAGGAAAAGATATTAGTCAGTATTCTGAGAAAGATATGAGTTGCATATTTCTTTCGAGAGAACCTGAAAAGCAAATCGtgagtaatttttatttgcatatttcttccGGCTttactttgaatatatatatatttgatagtttatattatataattttgtatgaaaactGCTCTTTCCCAAATTTGAAGTGAATGTTAAGAATTTTACATGTAATGGAAAATATTGCAAGTtcaattctaaaatcattttcagtCATTCAAGAAATGACTGTTTAATGCTATTCTACTTTGAAATATTCTACGTACTATTGGAGAAATCAAAGCAGTTTCTTCAGTTGTTTGTTAACAATAATTGGAaggaaattttaaacacaataaaaaaagaagcataaagTATTTTTTGTGCATGTGTTTGAAATAATTGTTCATTTTGACATTTCTGGGTCGCACAGTCAATAGACAAGTAGTAGTTCATTTCATTCTTAAAGATTGATTACCCTCATTCTTTCTTAAAGCTTGTTCATTGttgcatgaaagaaaaaatatttaaagacaaagTTGTTTAAACATCCCAATGAAATGAGGACAAAAAGAGTGATTTCAGAAGATTTAGATAGCCACTTGCAGAATACTGAGATGAATTGTCAGTTTGAGCAGAAAGCATCATTTGCTTTTGCTTTAGCAATAATTATGATGAACGAAATTATAAGAATTCCTTAAATTGATTAGAGATATTCTTACCTAAAACTATCCGGTTTCCATTTCAAGTAGCAATATACAATTTTGAGCTGTTCTTTTTGCCAGTAAATGGTTTTGAACTTGTTGCAATCtggtgttattaaaagaaaaaggaaattatttaatacaattttctttaattttttgcagGAGTCTACATCTAAAGAATCTACTGTGACAAATATAGAGAGTCATAATACTGGTCTTATTGGTAAAGAATGCACGCCTACATTTAATAGTCAATTGTCTGTTGCAGATTATTTTGCaatgaagatgaaaaataaaataggtaAACAtccttttgtttttgaaaagtataaatttatattttaagaacaaataacAGGGTTCCCATCAGAGTGTGTagcatcatgaaaagtgcttaattttcttgtGAAGATGAAGGAagctttttgttttgttgtttccCCACAAGTTGAGTATGATAATTCGAAATTATGGTCTTAAAGGATTGTTTACCGtatgtatcaaaaaagaaaaccaacaagAGGGAAGAATTTGAAGAAGTATTGCAAGGGTTCCAGCACATATTAAAATTAAGCTTATTGATCACACCCCCTTTCCTCTTTCTTTTCTCttgtgaccactttgtcacaccaCAGAACTCTGAAACTTCATGCCGTTGccattgcttttcttttttccttacaGATTTTTTTGGGGGAGGAGTGCTCCCTTTTTCTTCAATAATGTGCCATTATTaaatactggaatagttatcTAGAAAGGGCAATATTAAATGTGTACCATGCTATATTTATTaggaattgaaaaacattttaattttttatgatttaagtgttgaagaatttatttaagttatgcctggtggtaaatatatattcaaacttttatgtgttgttaaagaagaatatgcaATATTGTTCGATcaacagaaaatatgaaaatagcagGATGAATTTGATGCACCAAAACAATATATTGACTATGAGaaaagttgctttaaaaaaactaacaTATTCGATCttcattctcattaatatatcGTTTTTGAGCAATCACTTGAACTACAGGTATTCAAATACTACAGGTATTCAAAAATGCTATATTGAATTCTAGTTCATTGCGGTATGTAATTTAGGTAATCAATCACGTAAAATCtagtatgatgaaattttaacttgaagccttaaattttcaatgatcgtgACATCTTTCACAATACTTTTTGAATTTCCCCATCCAACATccgaacattttttatttgttggactaatcttgccaaatttgttttcattgagaaaaaaagaaactgctgtatctagtatttaaatatttttaaagaaataaaaaaaaaagtttttttacaattttattttaggatttaggttttatcattttataatgatttttttttctttttataactattatagaAATTCTTCCCCCAATGAAATCTCTCTTAATATATAAAGTCTTGTCCTGAGCAATGCTTAGCATAAAGCCATTGAagttaggagcatgaaatttGGGAAGTAATTTTTTGGTATTAAAGGCACACTAAGAACAGGTTTCTCAAACATTTAATtccaagtttaattaaaaaatcgagttttaatgtgttttcaacataacatcaaagcatattattgcataaagatattttaacaccattttaaaggtgaaaaaagaatagattttgaataataaaaattttgtttagttgaATTTggttggtaattttttaaaattaatttctgagaaattagttttgaattaattaagaagGTATTCTACACTgccagatatatatatttttgaatatcagaGATTTCAAGCTGAGTTTTATGTTTGAATATTGATAACACTataatcaaatgttattttagaatttgtaaaatcattagatttaattatatatttttgttttaggaCCAAATTTAAATGCACCCAAAATATCCAAAAGTGATGAAGAATTTTCTCAACCAGAAAGTGGTGTTatgaataaaaagagaaaacaggaatttaaaaacagcaaaaaagtaaaacgaatgaagCATGAACCAGAATTTGGTATTGTGGAAGGAAGTTTGTTAAATGAAGAGGAACATATTTTGGAAGCTTCGTCAAAAGAAACGCATGATGAGAAGTTAGTCTCCAAAGACCCATTTCAAAATATGGAAGAATCATGTAATAGTGAAagtatgaagaaaaagaaaaaaatgaataaaacaatgaaGAATTTCTGTAATACATTCAAGGCAAAACAGTATATGGAAACCTGTtggcaagaagaaaaaagttttagtaaGGGAAATTCAATTGGAAACAAGAACTTGGCTTTTGATTGTTCTCAAGACAAAAGTTTTAATTCtgcagaagaatccaaatatatTGCAGAGGAAGAAGTTATGAGTAGGCaaagaaaaaaggagaaaaaaggcTATAAGAAAGTAAAAGAGGGTGTAGGAGGTGCTAAAAGTTCTTCTATCAGTGAATCTGATGATGTGGAACAAAAGTCTGCTGAAGAGAGTATCactgaaagtataaaaattgaaaaacaatcttCTAAAGATAGTAAAAGACATAGAAATAAAACATCCAATTTAAAAAGTTGCTTGAAaagttgtttaattaataataaatatagttttaaacagAAAAGAAGTGTTTCCTTTTGTGAAAACGTTTCatataaagtaattgaaaatgttGTTAGTCATTTGAATTCTGAAGCTCttgaagcaaatgaaaaattattatcatgcAATGATGAAGATGGCATTGATCGTGAAGTTCTACACGAAATAGAGTGCATCGAAATGAATCATGTTGATGATTCAGTTAACTCTGATAATTCTACTAAGGATGATGAGTACAATGACGTTTCTTGTGATGAGGTTGAGGATAACACAGTGCCTGAATGTTTCAAGTTGCCAAAATGCAGCAGTACAAACTATGACAGTTGGTTGGAAACACAGAGAATTGCTGCTAGaatgaaagtatataaaaatatggttaaaagaATGAAGAAGCATCCTATTTTACGGAAaactaatttattagaaataaaaggtTATGGTAACTGgggtctttaaataaaatatattttaatttttttttgttacatttctttattttggttctgaaacacacacacacacacacatatgcattttttatactGACGTTATTGCTATCTATTTTAGGacgtttttattgaattactttgTACTTCgtttctttgtaataaatttgcAATCGCTTTTAAACTAGGTTCCCTGTGAGCTAGagatttgaagtttcaaaaatagTTCAGAATTGCATAATAGTGCACTTTCTTGTGTGTCCGATCGATACAAATTTCGCGATCCTTTACAAATTTTCATTCCAGACAACTTGGCAGAGTGTCATCTAACCGATTAGGAAATTAAGTTAAAATCAATTGTTATTTCAtacacataatattaaaaaacagaaaataattatttaaatttaaaaaaaattagcatactgcatttttaaaactgactcaaaagtattaagtaatttcttCTCTTCTATGCAGATTTATAACTCGGTATAGATTGTCTTGAAATTTGTGATTGTGAATCTCAAATCTGTGTGGGCTTGGGAGAATTTTTTGTGTCCATTTTAtggtatattcattttttttaatttattttattctaatgcaattaaataatttttaaagattatttcattgaatttcatgCTAACATTTTAACACAGATTATCTCATCGTTTCCCAGTAAGAGGGATTTAATTGGTTGATGAATCAAAAaccaaaaacaaagaaaaaataatgaaagctcTACAtattacatttcagaaattttaatatttttttcaaagagagATTAACAATTTTTTCCCCCCAGAAAACGATGTTTGGTATATAAATTGAAGTTCACAAAAAATATGTGTGTAAGACAGTTAAAagtgaaaacataaattatttctgaaatcgGGATGTATAAGAGaactttattgttttttaaaaaaggtatcgaaaaaaattacattaaagcaaagcaacaaaaaaaaaattattaacctgattttaatatttaattaataattttaggttTGGAAGaccatgttaaaaatttaataataaatgcaaacaaagagtttttttgtaaaatgaacgTCGTTAATGATAAAATTGTCGACTAACTGTAAATATGAAATACTCCTTTCTTGATCCTATACAAACATTAATGAAAACGATTCTTTTGAGTTACATcctcatttgaatattttgtgtCTAGCAGTTTAGATGATGGCTACGAATTTTTACCGCAAAGTTcaattacaacattttaaatttgaactcacaataatttaaattatatatcacttATTATCaccatatattatgaaatatataatattatgaatatatataagttaatatcatcaaattatgaaatatataagttCAGTTTCCACCAtttcaggaatttcaaaaatttctcatcaaagaaataaacactgattttaatagatttgctacatgtttcaaatttcaattaaatttatagatattttgatgttaaatattattttaggaagaaCGAAGATTGGTtgaattcgtagtaactatagaatggaCCAAAGAAGAAGACAGAATATAGAATACTACCAAAAAGGACCGGAAAGCAAAATGccactctatccaccaggccacgcatcccacGAACAACACTGCAGTCTAAATACAGGGTGtacattaattattgtcggggtttccgtacctcataactttcgaataaaaaaaattacgcaaaaaccgattatgcattcgtaaattacaactcaaagaattttatgtgGCAACAATGCGttcttagcgcatttgcagtctgggtaattatgacgtcataaatagaAATGGAGaaccgtgcaagaaaaagcaatgtgtgtagtgtagtttttcgaaactaaatcagtcataattactcaacgtcgcttcaggaccacgtacaagaaagatcctccttcgaaaaattttatcagacgctggttaacacaatttcaggaaactggtagcgttcaacaccgaaagggagcgggaagaccgagcactTCGCAGGAAAATATTGACCGCA includes the following:
- the LOC129968485 gene encoding G patch domain-containing protein 4-like; the encoded protein is MCAVKIGRLGKFDLNPRGELWCKDENRFGHKLLSKFGWSQGKGLGKNEDGIVENLKVRLKMGQTGVGWDEKLPIGIDYREYDAVLKDLSEKYQKPGEIKIEDTSLEKRSQQFKNRIHYQKFVRGKDISQYSEKDMSCIFLSREPEKQIESTSKESTVTNIESHNTGLIGKECTPTFNSQLSVADYFAMKMKNKIGPNLNAPKISKSDEEFSQPESGVMNKKRKQEFKNSKKVKRMKHEPEFGIVEGSLLNEEEHILEASSKETHDEKLVSKDPFQNMEESCNSESMKKKKKMNKTMKNFCNTFKAKQYMETCWQEEKSFSKGNSIGNKNLAFDCSQDKSFNSAEESKYIAEEEVMSRQRKKEKKGYKKVKEGVGGAKSSSISESDDVEQKSAEESITESIKIEKQSSKDSKRHRNKTSNLKSCLKSCLINNKYSFKQKRSVSFCENVSYKVIENVVSHLNSEALEANEKLLSCNDEDGIDREVLHEIECIEMNHVDDSVNSDNSTKDDEYNDVSCDEVEDNTVPECFKLPKCSSTNYDSWLETQRIAARMKVYKNMVKRMKKHPILRKTNLLEIKGYGNWGL